The nucleotide sequence CAGCTGATGTACCCCGAGGAAAGTTCCAAGAGAAAGGGGATATAAAGCAGGCAGTGACAACATTAAGTCCTACACAGCTTGGGGCCAGGATACCTAAGAGAATGACTCCTCCTGTATAGATTTGTCTGGTTGTTGAAATTTGGCAAGGAGGCTCTCCTGGGTCTGCCACCTCTATCAAAATCTccagagccttcttggtggtggcatccCAGCgctccatttccctcccttctgAGATATGGCTGGGGACTACCTGTCTGCGTTTCCAGCTGAAAAAGTGTGTCTCCACCCAGGCCTTTGCTGGATATTcatgtcattttattttattttgtctggTTGCCGTATATCTGCCGTGTTTTATGAGTGGCTGTAATAGGAGATGGATTTCTGTTTTAATTACAGCCTGCTCTGGAACTGCATTGCAGTGAAAAGTGTCtgagaaacattttaaataaaccaaTAAGCTTGAAACACTCATTGACTTGAAGCAGTCAGTCAGGATTAATTATTTTATGTGAATAAGTGAATAGCAGTAATTTCTTAATTACTGGGTAATGGTATTTGcttttcttgttgctgctgcttgtagCTGAACCATGACCTGTATGATGTGATGAGCACATTGGAAAAGCAGCACTCCAATAAAGTCTTCATTATTAAAGGGGTGTCAAGGTAAGTGATTTCCTCTTTGCTGTGGGCATGTTAGGAGTCTGGGAAGCAGCAGCCATGTGAGCAACTAGTAACTCCTCTCCACTTTGGATCCCAGGagatctggtttgtttgtttgtcagtcAGTTAATTAAAAGATTTATAACCCATCTTTTAATAACAGGGCTTCTCAAGGCAGGGAGCTGTTTTAgaacaaaataccgtatttttcactctataggacacaccttgttttagagggggagaacaagaaaataaattctccccctctctgtgcagcgccccttcagcaaagcggcaggagaaatggaagctGGGCATTCAAGGTGCATTCTGTACGTTCAAATTGCgttcacccgaagcctccggagcgcagcgggagttcctgctgcgctctggaggcttcaggctgctatcttgaaagcctggagagcgaaaggTGTCgctgcgcactgacccctcttgctctccaggcttcagtgaaggcaacccaaagcatcAGGAgtgcggcgggagttcccgctgggctctggaggctttgggttcctttcaacctgctctttggggctggcgggggaagcaccaccagccccaaagaccaggtcggggagcagcgcaaaGGCTGTGCGCAGCCTACCCGCtgccccctgagcttgtggggctggcggtgggggaaagcgctgctttcccccaccgccagcctcaaagatccctgaagccttcggagcgcagcacgagttcccgctgcgctccgcaggcttcgggttccttttgctgttgctatcgctgaagccaaggagcctgcattcgctccataggacacacacacatttccccttaatttttggaggggaaaaggtgcgtcctatagagcgaaaaatacggcacatGTGGAAACTTTGAAAGGGGAAATGTGAACAGCCACTAAACAGCAGTCAGAGTAGAAACAAAAAACCTTCCCAGAGGAGCATGTTAGCTTCAGAAAGACTGACCGAGCAGCCACATCACTTACAGTTCATTTAAACGGGCCAAGATTACAACACTGGATCTCAGCAGCCAACTGATTCCATAGCTTTGGGACTGCCACAGAAAAGCGCCGTCTTGACCAATGGAGGGTAGAATAATCAGTGCGTTTTATATACTGAATCTTAAGAGCAGAGAGGCACTTATAGGAAAAGATGCTCTCTCAGTTCAATCCATGACGGCCTCTGATTTGTAATCATTTGTCAAGTCTTGGCTCAGGTCAGAGACAGATTGCAGTTGGGGgggctaaaccatgggtaggcaaactaaggcccaggggccggatttggcccaactgccttctaaatctggcccgtggacggtccaggaatcagcatgtttttacatgagtagaatgtgtccttttatttaaaatgcatctctgggttatttgtggggcataggaattcgttcattattatttttttcaaaatatagtccggccccccacaaggtctgagggatagtggaccggccccctgctgaaaaaggttgctgacccctgaaaggGCCTGAGGCAGATTACATGCTccaagatgggccagtggtcagtTTCTGGAGCAAGCAGACAAGGGGAGGTGGTGCTAAGGGAAGCCATGGGAGTCTTGTGCCTTAAGATTGGGTTTTCTGTGAAATCTGGAAGTTGCTGAGCATTTTGGGGCAATgccggaagtgtagattttggagaaattcctttaaaatacagtggcaccttgggttaagtacttaattcgttttggaggtccgttcttaacctgaaactgttcttaacctgaagcaccactttagctaatgggggctccttctgccgccacgccaccggagcacgatttctgttctcatcctggagaaaagttcttaacccaaggtactatttctgggttagcggagtctgtaacctgaagcgtatgtaacccgaggtaccactgtagctcaaaCACATGGAGAGGTCTACTTTTACTATAGAGGCTGAATAAAGCTGCATGTTCAAACCTTGTAACGCAACTTATGTTTCTCGTTATGCAGTAACAGAGCATCGTTGGTCATCTCGTCTCCAGTAAGTCCAACCAGCCCCTCTGCCATAACTACAAGGAACAGCATAAGTGAGATGCCCACGTCTCCTCCTGCCATTTCCTCAAATCATGAAAGAGAATCTGCTTCAGCAACCAAAGCGGCATCTCCGCCTGGTAGGCCCAGCAAGGCGGAGGAAGAGACAGCTGCATCTTTGGCTACGGATGCGGCCAAGCCAGACTCTTCAACTGCTAGTGAAGCCAAAGAGGACAGCCAAACAGTAGAGACAACCCCCAGCATTCCCATAGGCACCCCCCAGGACGTTGAGGAGGCTGCAAATGATATAGCAGCAGGAATTTTATCAGCGGCAGTGCTGGAGGCTGCTGGCAAAAGCCCAAATGTTCCGAAAGACTCTGGAGAGACCTCCCAGCCACCTTTGAGGAATGACTTTGAAGCTAGTGATACTTGTGAGAAAGATGAGGGTTCCTCGTTGCAGCCAAGGGTTGAGGTCTTGTCTCTCCCTCCCCAAAACCCTCAGGATGAAGCTCAGACTGGGGGAGCAGACCATCAGGAGAACAACGTGCCACTCAGGGAGAGTTCAGTTCGTCCTGAAGACAATCCTCAAGATCCTTCATCTGAAGCAGAAGAAGGCCAAGAAGGTGCACCAAGTACCACCAGTGACTGCCTTTCCCCTGCTTTACCAAAAGCAGGGGCCGCTCAACAGCAGCCAGAGGAACGCGGGGATGCTGAAGATGACGTCAACAGTGAGGGAAGCATTGAAGAAATAGATGTCTCCCCAAAGGCCACCAATGCTCAGGTAAAAGGCATGAGAGGGTTCTGTATGACCAACCCGTCCCACTAGGTAACTGCACGCTGTGTAGATAGCATTAAGGGAGCTTTAGTCTtctcattagggacgcgggtggtgctgtgggttaaaccacagagcctaggacttgccaatcagaaggccggcggttcgaatccctgcgacagggtgagctcccgttgttcggtccctgctcctgccaacctagcagttcgaaaacacatcaaagtgcaagtagataaataagtaccgctctggcgggaaggtaaacggcgtttccgtgcgctgctctggttcgccagaagtggcttagtcatgctggccacatgacccggaagctgtctgcagacaaacgccggctccctcggccaataaagcgagatgagcgccgcaaccccagagtcggtcacgactggcaggtgtccctttacctttacctttttagtcttCTCATTAAGGAGCAAAATAATGGGAAAGTGCCTCTTTCGTGGCTTTGTATGTTAGCGTGAAAAATTCAGTGTGTGAGGAGGCATGTTGAGATGGACACAGAGGAAATGGAGGGAAACTCAGCTCAGTAGGAAACCTGGGTTGTTGTGGTtgatggcatctgtctgtcttgggagacaatgaaggAGTACACCTTTGGGgttgaggtcaagctgttggaaggttgcagcacctgctgtggctgtagagaccgatgcaggagaggcatgttttgttacagctggggcagatgaaggcgtccagttgtgctactgcagatgcaccatttcgtttcttctctctgtgctcctccagcggtcattcctcctctggtcactgctgtggatacatgacttgactgCCTGTGTTGTAATTATTTTAGTAGTAGCTTTTGTCATTATTATTCATTGTTGTTATTTAGCACAAATTTGGAGAGAAATTAATAAAAGCAAAAAGACAGGACTCTGCCCCAAGCACCTTGCGATCCGAATTACCTTGCGTTATTTCTCAGAATGAGGACATTGAGAGATGAGAACGCCTACACTTTCCAGGCTACAAAAGAATGggatggggaggtgggagaaTTGCTCCAAGCTGTATCTTCCAAGATGGCTTTGCATAGTCCAAATCTACCTTATGCATCATTCTCTGTAAGCTAACAATGTGAGGAAGAGCTTGCTATAATACGATTATGTGTCTACCTGGTGGCTCTTGTAATATGTCTTCCTAATTGGTGGTAGAGGCATACAGTATGAAATCAGTACTGAAACCAACAAGAGAGGTGTGCAATTTAGCAACAGAAACAGTGGGGAGGAAGACGGTGATTGTATGCAGGGCTGTATAACAACTGTACTGTTAGATCAATCTCAAGGCCAGCACTGAcaatccagatgtttctgggatcTTATTATGAGGAGGCAACAAAGGAAACAGCCCGGCCCTCTAACAGAGATTTGCCTTTCCCACTTATTTGGTTATTTCTCCCTTAGAGCAAGGCCCTTCTTCCACTGCAAAATTGCCTCAGCAGCTACAAAAGCTACTCAGCTGCAAAAGTTTTCCCCAAAAACAGAGCCTCTCACTTGGGAGATTTAATTGGAGAGGCATCACACATGCCAGACATGAAGAGTACCAATCCTGTCTGACAGGAAAAACCAGTGCAGACTCCAAAAACCAGCACCATTTTAGGGCTGCTAATTCACTGTTTGGAAACCTCTGTGTGAGGTGTTCCCAGAGACTGTTGACTGATGGCAGATTTGTGCCTGATTTGTCCTGTGGCaaagtagcagcaacaacaagtagaagaagaaggacgagtttggatttgatatcccgctttatcactacccgaaagagtctcaaagcggctcacaatctcctttcccttcctcccccacaacaaacactctgtgaggtgagtggggctgagagacttcagagaagtgtgactagcccaaggtcacccagcagctgtatgtggaagagcggggaagcgaactcagttcaccagattacgagtccaccactacaccacactggctctctacagtTCTACagtgttccccaccccctgccaatgTTCAAAAATGCTTTACATATGTTAGTAACCCTCAGGACACGGACCTGTGGGCTAAGTCAGTCTCTTCCTCCCATGTTGCTGATGGAGAGATGGGGACTGAGAGTACAGTGACTTTGCTTCATGCAACTTTGGTGACTGGGCGTTAGTGGGTGAAGAGAATGGCAGCATATTGCAGAAACTGCCCTGGGACAATGCAGTTTCCTTTAAGGAGGACATGTGCATGTTGGTAATCCCTGCAAATCCATCGCTGAAGGAAACGATGCTCCGAAAGGGCTCTTAATTGGCTTCTAACATGCCTGAAAACTCCCCAAGGGACTCTCAAGCTGGGCATTGATGAATGAATTTAAGATTTAAAACATTAATATCCTGCACTCAGGGCAGGTGACAAATAAGTAAAGCAACTGCAATAAAActgtggggtgtgaaacacagagcagtcaaatacaacattcctagagtggacatgtttagacatgaagagggatgtttgtccagccagtagataaacttcctgtttcctctacatgtgaccagataTGTGCgtgacctcacctgtgcaggtaagaaAAGCACAGGGCTGGCCGCCacatctctctcttctccattttgctttcGTCGAAGAAGGAATAGAATAGGTGCTGATGGTTGAGTCTGTAGGCCCTGCTGCGTAGCTTGTGTGGCTGGTGCCCGGGGTGGGCAGGTGAGCACACTCTGGGGTGGTGCATGTTCCCAGGGGGTGGGGCCGCACTACACCCCTACCCACCCTCGGCGGGCACAACACTCCCAAAGAGCACACTCACGCTGCCCTGACAGCCTTGTGCTGCTTTGCAATGCAGCAGGGCTGTGTACAGAGGACGCAACAGCGTGTGGGGTTGGCAGGGTTGAGGAGCaaaatgcgcccccccccccaaaatgccccTCTGGGCCTCCCCACGCAATGCCACTGTGTAGGCcacaatatgtgtgtgttttaatgatttGGCCTCAGGGGCTGTATGCAACAAAAGTTGTCTGGAATAAAAAATATAATACTGAACAGTACTTGTACTCCAGGGAGTTGCCATAAGAAAGGAATTCCATACTGTGTGTATTCAAACACACTTGCAGCATCCTCCAGACACCTGTGGTCAAATTTCAAATCTGGTGCTGTGATTCCGTTCAATAAGTGAAAGcccctttttttgtttcagaTCATCTCCAGCTTCTTCTCAGATGATAAGAAAGAGAACTATGGCAAGTTGCCCTCGGGCTTCCTTTTCAAGGTATGGAAAAAGCATTCGCTTACCTGatctacagggacgcgggtggcgctgtgggttaaacaacagagcctaggacttgccgatcagaaggttggcggttcgaatccccgcaacggggtgagctcccgttgctcggtcccagctcctgccaacctagcagttcgaaagcacgtcaaagtgcaagtagataaataggtaccgctccagtgggaaggtaaatggcgtttccgtgcgctgctctggttcgccagaagcagcttagtcatgctggccacatgacccggaagctgtatgccggctccctcagccaataaagcgagatgagcaccgcaaccccagagtcggccgcgactgtacctaatggtcaggggtccctttacccctttacctgaTCTACAGACAGAACCTTTGGCTCTTGTGTAAATGAGTCACAAAAAGTAGGCCTGAGTTAAGGGGGAATAGCATGACTCTTGAggcttatacacacacacacacacacacac is from Podarcis muralis chromosome 2, rPodMur119.hap1.1, whole genome shotgun sequence and encodes:
- the BIN2 gene encoding bridging integrator 2 isoform X1, whose amino-acid sequence is MAEGKTGGAGLFAKRVQKQFSRAQEKVLQKLGKTVETKDEQFEQGAYNFQQQQAEGHKLYKDLKVFLSAVQVMHESSKKVSETLQEIYSKEWDGYEKLQAIVQSNDLLWEDYEKKLADQAVRTMENYLTQFSEIKERIAKRGRKLVDYDSSRHHLEALQNAKKKDEAKIAKAEEEFYKAQAVFEELNKELREELPDLYNSRIGCYVTIFQNISNLRDVFYKEMSKLNHDLYDVMSTLEKQHSNKVFIIKGVSSNRASLVISSPVSPTSPSAITTRNSISEMPTSPPAISSNHERESASATKAASPPGRPSKAEEETAASLATDAAKPDSSTASEAKEDSQTVETTPSIPIGTPQDVEEAANDIAAGILSAAVLEAAGKSPNVPKDSGETSQPPLRNDFEASDTCEKDEGSSLQPRVEVLSLPPQNPQDEAQTGGADHQENNVPLRESSVRPEDNPQDPSSEAEEGQEGAPSTTSDCLSPALPKAGAAQQQPEERGDAEDDVNSEGSIEEIDVSPKATNAQIISSFFSDDKKENYGKLPSGFLFKAQAVQAHTSKDEKHLQFGEGEIMLVLSDKEAEEKGFLMGIKEKDWKENQNMLLKGIFPQHLVKSIPLE
- the BIN2 gene encoding bridging integrator 2 isoform X2, whose translation is MAEGKTGGAGLFAKRVQKQFSRAQEKVLQKLGKTVETKDEQFEQGAYNFQQQQAEGHKLYKDLKVFLSAVQVMHESSKKVSETLQEIYSKEWDGYEKLQAIVQSNDLLWEDYEKKLADQAVRTMENYLTQFSEIKERIAKRGRKLVDYDSSRHHLEALQNAKKKDEAKIAKAEEEFYKAQAVFEELNKELREELPDLYNSRIGCYVTIFQNISNLRDVFYKEMSKLNHDLYDVMSTLEKQHSNKVFIIKGVSSNRASLVISSPVSPTSPSAITTRNSISEMPTSPPAISSNHERESASATKAASPPGRPSKAEEETAASLATDAAKPDSSTASEAKEDSQTVETTPSIPIGTPQDVEEAANDIAAGILSAAVLEAAGKSPNVPKDSGETSQPPLRNDFEASDTCEKDEGSSLQPRVEVLSLPPQNPQDEAQTGGADHQENNVPLRESSVRPEDNPQDPSSEAEEGQEGAPSTTSDCLSPALPKAGAAQQQPEERGDAEDDVNSEGSIEEIDVSPKATNAQEKGFLMGIKEKDWKENQNMLLKGIFPQHLVKSIPLE